The Lynx canadensis isolate LIC74 chromosome D1, mLynCan4.pri.v2, whole genome shotgun sequence genome has a segment encoding these proteins:
- the RCN1 gene encoding LOW QUALITY PROTEIN: reticulocalbin-1 (The sequence of the model RefSeq protein was modified relative to this genomic sequence to represent the inferred CDS: inserted 3 bases in 3 codons) — protein sequence MARGGRDRLLGLALGLLLALALAPGALRAKPTVRKERVVRPDSELGERPAEDNQSFQYDHEAFLGKEDSKTFDQLTSEESKERLGKIVDRIDSDGDGFVTTEELKTWIKRVQRRYIYNNVAKVWKDYDRDKDDKISWEEYKQATYGYYLGNPEEFQDPLDHNTFKKMLPRDERRFKAADLDGDQIATREEFTAFLHPEEFEHMKEIVVLETLEDIDKXGDGFLDQDEYIADMFSHEENGPEPDWVVSEREQFNEFRDLNKDGKLDKDEIPPLILPQDYDHAQXEARHLVYESDKNKDEKLTKEEILDNWNMFVGSQATNYGEDLXKNHDEL from the exons ATGGCGCGTGGCGGCCGCGACCGCCTCCTGGGGCTCGCCCTGGGGCTGCTGCTGGCGCTGGCGCTGGCGCCCGGGGCGCTGCGGGCCAAACCCACGGTGCGCAAGGAGCGCGTGGTGCGGCCCGACTCGGAGCTGGGCGAGCGGCCGGCCGAGGACAACCAGAGCTTCCAGTACGACCACGAGGCCTTCCTGGGCAAAGAGGACTCCAAGACCTTCGACCAGCTCACCTCGGAGGAGAGCAAGGAGAGGCTGGG gaAGATTGTTGACCGAATTGACAGTGATGGGGATGGCTTTGTTACTACTGAGGAGCTGAAAACTTGGATCAAGCGAGTGCAGAGAAGATACATCTACAATAATGTCGCTAAAGTCTGGAAGGATTATGATCGGGACAAAGATGATAAAATTTCCTGGGAAGAATACAAACAAGCCACCTATGGTTACTACCTAG GAAACCCTGAAGAGTTTCAAGATCCTTTAGATCATAACACCTTTAAAAAGATGCTGCCACGTGATGAGAGAAGGTTCAAGGCTGCAGACCTCGATGGTGACCAGATAGCCACTCGGGAGGAGTTCACCGCCTTTTTGCACCCTGAGGAGTTTGAGCATATGAAGGAAATTGTGGTTTTG GAAACTCTGGAGGACATCGACA ATGGGGATGGGTTTCTGGATCAGGACGAGTATATTG CGGATATGTTTTCCCACGAGGAGAACGGCCCTGAGCCTGACTGGGTTGTGTCAGAACGGGAGCAGTTTAATGAGTTCCGGGATCTGAACAAGGATGGGAAGTTGGACAAAGATGAGATTCCGCCACTGATCCTCCCTCAGGACTATGACCATGCTC CCGAGGCCAGGCACCTGGTGTATGAGTCAGACAAAAACAAG GATGAAAAGCTAACTAAAGAGGAGATATTAGACAACTGGAACATGTTTGTCGGAAGCCAAGCTACCAATTATGGGGAAGATC ACAAAAATCATGATGAGCTTTGA